One genomic region from Camelus bactrianus isolate YW-2024 breed Bactrian camel chromosome 3, ASM4877302v1, whole genome shotgun sequence encodes:
- the H3-4 gene encoding histone H3.1t, with product MVRTKQTARKSTGGKAPRKRLDAKVARKSAPATCGMKRPHRFRPGTVTLREIRRFQKSTQLLIRKLPFQRLVREITQDFIADLRLQTSAVMALQEACEAYLVGLFEDTNLCAIHAKRVTIMPKDMRLARRIRGERA from the coding sequence ATGGTTCGCACGAAGCAGACGGCGCGCAAGTCTACAGGCGGCAAGGCACCACGCAAGCGGTTGGACGCTAAGGTGGCTCGTAAGAGCGCACCTGCTACCTGTGGCATGAAAAGGCCTCACCGGTTTCGGCCCGGCACTGTAACGCTGCGCGAGATCCGCCGCTTCCAGAAGTCCACGCAGCTGCTCATCCGCAAGCTGCCGTTCCAGCGGCTGGTGCGGGAGATTACCCAGGACTTCATAGCGGATCTGCGTCTTCAGACCTCAGCTGTGATGGCGCTGCAGGAAGCGTGTGAGGCCTATCTGGTGGGTCTTTTTGAAGACACCAATTTGTGTGCCATCCACGCCAAGCGTGTAACTATCATGCCTAAAGACATGCGGTTGGCAAGGCGTATCCGTGGCGAGCGTGCTTAA